From the Pseudomonas sp. SORT22 genome, one window contains:
- a CDS encoding DUF488 family protein, with translation MIRCKRVYDPQDAADGQRVLVDRLWPRNTRKDQLQALWLPQVAPSTALRQAFHQGEVDFAGFAQRYRQELAAQPAHWWKLLGMAGQGDLTLLYAGKDTGHNNATVLAQWLEDELERQGPGSSPVCYADEFKP, from the coding sequence CGCTGCCGATGGCCAGCGGGTGCTGGTCGACCGCCTGTGGCCGCGCAACACGCGCAAGGACCAGCTGCAGGCCCTGTGGCTGCCGCAGGTGGCGCCGTCAACGGCGTTGCGCCAGGCGTTTCATCAGGGTGAAGTGGACTTTGCCGGCTTTGCCCAGCGTTACCGCCAGGAGCTGGCGGCGCAGCCGGCACACTGGTGGAAACTGCTGGGCATGGCCGGGCAGGGCGATCTGACCTTGCTGTATGCCGGCAAGGACACCGGGCACAACAATGCCACGGTGCTGGCGCAATGGCTTGAGGATGAGCTGGAGCGCCAGGGGCCGGGGAGTTCGCCGGTGTGTTATGCCGACGAGTTCAAACCTTGA